The Bacillota bacterium genome contains the following window.
GGTAGACGAAGAACTCCAGCTGGAAAATGAGAGAACCCGGCTCATGTATGCGGAAAAGCTGGCCAGCCAGACTGAACGGGCATACCAGTATATTTTTGCTGGAGGCAAGCAGCAGGCAGCTGCGTTTGATTTGATTGGCCGGGCAGTTGCTGAACTCCGCGGTTTAGTGGGGATCGATCCGTCTTTAAACCAAATACTGGAGAATCTGGAGTCAACCCAGTACCTGCTGGAAGACATGGCTCGCGAACTCAGGACTTATCGGGAAAACATCGAGTTCAACCCCCAGCGTCTGGATGCGGTTGAACAGCGGTTGGAACTAATTCGCCAGCTAAAACGCAAATATGGCGACTCCATTCAGGAGATATTACGGTATCGAACAGAAGCAGTGGCTGAGCGGGAGGAGATCCGGCGCAGCGGCGACAAAATCACTGCCCTGAGTGCAGAACTGCAGCGGTTAGAGCAGGAATTTGCTGACCGGGCTACTATCCTGTCGGCTCGGAGAAAAGAGGCGGCACGGCGGTTAGAGGTCTTAATAAAACGGGAACTATCCGACCTGGCTATGGAAAGTACCCAGTTTCAGGTTAGTTTGCGTCTTCGCCAGAACTGGACCAGTTCCGGGTATGATGAGGTAGAGTTCCTGATTTCTCCTAACCCAGGTGAACAACCGCGACCGTTGAGCAAGATCGCCTCTGGTGGCGAACTGTCACGAATCATGCTGGCAATTAAGACTATCCTGGCTGGTGTCGATGGGATCCCTACCTTGATTTTTGATGAGATTGACACTGGCATCGGTGGGCGAGCACTGCAGGGGGTTGCCCTGAAGCTTGAGCAGGTAGCGCGGGATTGCCAGGTGATCTGTGTCACCCACGCTCCCCAGATCGCCAGCTTTGCTGAGACGCATTTTTGCATTACCAAAGAAGTCCAGGGAGAGCGGACCCGCACCCAGGTGAGAGCCCTGACCGCTGATGAGCGAGTGGAGGAGATTGCACGGATGCTGGGTGGGGCTGAAGTGACTCCTTTAACCCGCCAGCATGCCCGGGAGATGCTTCAATTAGCTAGAAGTGCAAACACCCAGGCCAACTAAAGGAATTGTTGCCATGATGAATTCAGATCATGGTTTTTTTGTTTTTTGTGCTCTGATGTAATTTAACATGATTTACCATACCAATAAAAAATAATAATTCAGGGTAATTGTTGAGAGGTTTCAAGGTTTAACCATCGGATACAGTAATTTATCATTATAAATGGTCAATATTCAGGTTAAATTAAGATTACAACCTGCAGGTAACAATACAAATTACAAATTAAAAAATTAAAAATTGAGGAGGGTTTGAAGAACTAAAACCAGGGAGACGGTGGAGGAGCGTGATCATCGCTTGCGAAACCAGTTTTGTCATCGAATTTTGGGTTTGTTGCTGATTGCCCTGGTTATTTCCATCTGTTGCACTCCAGAATTGCAAAGATATTTTTCCTTGCCCAGTGAACAGCGGTTAGCGGTTGGTGACCAACTTCTGATATTAAATCATCTACCGAAAAATGTTTTATCTCGGCTCACTGTCTCGTTGCAAGACACGTCGGAAGGTATTTTAGGCTTAAATGGGGAAGTAATTCAAAGGAGTTTTTCCCTGGCCAGCGGGAATCCTGTCGCACTGCAGCCCGGTAGGACGAATCTACAGTTTCGGTTGTTTGGCTTCATTCCGATTAAAAAGATGGTGGTGGACGTTGTCCCACCCTTGCGTTTAATCCCAGGCGGTCACTCAATCGGGGTGTTGCTCCACGGTGAAGGGGTAGTGGTCATTGGATTTTCTCCCATCAAGGATATTTC
Protein-coding sequences here:
- the recN gene encoding DNA repair protein RecN, which gives rise to MLLELNIQNVALIEQLRLNFSRGLNVLTGETGAGKSIIIDAVSLLLGGRASVDYIRTNEDRAVVEGVFQCQGHVEVSRCLHELGIELEEDGTLILLREITRTGRNICRVNGRTVPLSVYRELGQNLVEIHGQHENQRLLNSNQHLPLLDNFGGGELLGLVNELQGIYRAIGAVRKELERWTGNEKEVARRLDLLQYQIEEIDAARLRVDEELQLENERTRLMYAEKLASQTERAYQYIFAGGKQQAAAFDLIGRAVAELRGLVGIDPSLNQILENLESTQYLLEDMARELRTYRENIEFNPQRLDAVEQRLELIRQLKRKYGDSIQEILRYRTEAVAEREEIRRSGDKITALSAELQRLEQEFADRATILSARRKEAARRLEVLIKRELSDLAMESTQFQVSLRLRQNWTSSGYDEVEFLISPNPGEQPRPLSKIASGGELSRIMLAIKTILAGVDGIPTLIFDEIDTGIGGRALQGVALKLEQVARDCQVICVTHAPQIASFAETHFCITKEVQGERTRTQVRALTADERVEEIARMLGGAEVTPLTRQHAREMLQLARSANTQAN